The following are encoded in a window of Diorhabda sublineata isolate icDioSubl1.1 chromosome 5, icDioSubl1.1, whole genome shotgun sequence genomic DNA:
- the LOC130444260 gene encoding small subunit processome component 20 homolog isoform X2 has translation MKNKSSRHKDSNTFKFLPFSERISNIDVDVFHKVSHEYILETEENETIFQQTIIKWNVMNLTQGYERFQNEIRAYNYITLPQLLLVKDHLVEILLKHIQEGDPLYLQPLLELLVALARDLQKEFYKYFSESLETLISLLDTKNTEQLEWVFTTLAYLFKFLWRSLVKDIHSVFTVLLPLLSDSKPEYINSFAAESFAFVARKVKDKKTFLNLILKAVRNQPDVRLLTTHIYTLFEHLPEFKLKHSTDPEAHIEDWQVFTLMYKVESIEPHVHTYRDQLQCLEKLSFDKPQMLMCKQTSFSIIPLRYLCGTLYINFQLLWEPVIKIIASYATGMESNIFWSIFGEELKNAPKSIISPVDFTLVSIEISCTKLKEMFDETLLLKSKPDFVNYRLLLWKALVHFANVAEAKTRDISDLLLDFISTEYVIANSESLPSISIKQNAHVEVDETLEKDDSEIPEKQQNKIMQKNSKLLIKTLIQKLNVFAQFKSPLSMYREPELYKLYFDLLQNRDSEVQKAALDCIFTYKHKYMIPYKENLYNIVDDKNFKNEMTTFRVDKDSNSVLPEHRDGLIPIVMQIVFGKMNVKTGLRTGGKSSSQLRRNVVFRFLAGCQEKELLSFLQKVLRLYNKFLDADNDPTAVVDKVYEYCQLETFLPPKRLLSTINMFGVIQEQCGGLMGNEIISYLLNILFVIGTCLKYAFDHINHVHAGYFSILRNLRSSCIKIVEKFFDHFDQYPWTNQQINAIFTVFIWPYLDKLNIEGIHSPTALLKLITQWGSNPRYFPLLVKFKEGYPEDYILPQVMRLLVNDKSHISVVNVIEEMLEKLLSLQPDEEDIKNSIPVDNVLSIDKEILDKVGVVENLNFGSMILLPHVSVILLKIEKKLLAKSKNLNQKELFILSRISELVWDPDLSDKILNLLLPVVLKRCTKSLPEEIVLKYVTTIFNLIRNVTKPHVHLKEVSPLFFEITYPTCRKILCQILQVMSSKTLSEELRTNMEVIGELNAFDKKWIDQPDFERRHNAFKTAQELLSENKISISLAVLIIYNCCHFINNENDLSARESSAHTLKQVAVYVTRQYVKQVDYILNQTIFNMIRTGLKHPKDNVRNEYISLLGSLARECPDAHFILRDLNKFTNKLDLEVDFFENLIHLQIHRHARALLKFCQITKELTETLNPRTLTQFILPLSTYYLCKEKYSGKNSVIDAAIEAIGVVCRILPWHQYEGVLKYYLLKLSGKLDYQKQLVRLLVTILDAFHFDLHNAHVVEDKQEYNDKNLSKDDAADCSINKETIHDAEEVVGSVVSEDNGIEEQEVDEFVEGEVEQDDEEEDEEVDQAKLKVIEKITVLCKSTATRIVKTLELVLIPKLHKSLAEMTHHESSHKINRKKLGHEREEEDLLRVPISLALVKLLQKLPENILKQNIPGVFMKACSFLKSHLESVRRVARETLQNIMLTLGPKYLDSLLSEMAPLLGRGFQVHVLVYTLHGVLNCLKDHYQPTDLDKILLTVLNLCMTDIFGILSEEKEVNKIAVKVAEARQSKSYDTLQILSRYITESCLLDLILPIKQVLESSHSFKTVHKAQEALRYIAFGLVDNTFITPESLLKFAYGTSSESIPQLIPKKLEKKTEKQLEKMRREKEDCFIISKIAGNRDLYRLQNVKTSIKTNAHVLVEFGLRLCFVMLKRDKVKDESYRMYIDPFINVFHNCLKCKHVKLCTLTLQSLVWVLKYDMPSLRRHIKSITKDIFGILHKYASAGLSKGDNFDLVVAAFKAMAVLVREVTYHTIDTNQLKILLLYVEQDIHNYERQATAFNLLKAILSRKINAPELSDVMEKVAELSITSETDHVRVQSRAVFHQFIMDYPLGDRVEKHLSFYISQLDYELRYGRESAIEMIMTLINSFPLAVLKNHRSTLLITLAARLINDDEPECRRRIAECITLMLKRLPKADRDLLFDIVVSWLKDKNINHRRLGAQICGFFVSLEASTFETRLPLVIPLLMKQFGINNSPGKFVKVEKTNEQLTEEEQRTKDHYLFQMFQLLLKLCAGCPSFLTRKECIENLAVQAQSFLAYPHDWVRLGAAQFIGYVLAQLDVNHLRKLLMEGQSEESGYLCNDPVTAVKSLTLDLCDQLQPMNIKSDLAEQVVKNLVFIAKVLQTIPAVENKPNLLWLAKRMRKIVNTEIVENASSTTLRTEVFKWIAGVATALETENILPILHHLVGPLVREMATTEEKNAPLRQLAKEVSNFLKTKVGVDVYTETLLKQQQNLSVKRAERKRSRTQLAVTDPESFAKKKIKRHEKKKEAKKRKIESLKGTKRNFKRRKTTIDLESSEII, from the exons atgaagaataaatcTTCCCGTCATAAGGATTCTAACACATTTAAG TTTCTTCCATTTTCGGAGAGAATTTCTAACATAGATGTCGACGTCTTTCATAAAGTATCAcatgaatatattttagaaactgaagaaaatgaaacaatattCCAACAAACCATAATTAAATGGAATGTTATGAATTTAACTCAGGGATATGAGAGGTTTCAAAATGAGATTAGAGCATATAATTATATTACTTTACCTCAATTATTACTTGTTAAAGACCATCTTGTTGAAATACTTTTGAAGCATATCCAAGAAGGGGATCCTTTATATTTACAACCACTTTTGGA attattggTTGCCTTAGCAAGAGACCTTCAGAAAgaattctataaatatttctctGAATCTTTAGAAACACTAATTAGTTTGcttgatacaaaaaatactGAACAGCTGGAGTGGGTTTTTACAACTTTGgcatatttgttcaaatttctttGGAGATCACTGGTTAAAGATATTCATTCAGTTTTTACTGTACTCTTACCACTGTTATCTGATAGCAAACCTGAATACATCAATAGTTTTGCAGCTGAAAGCTTTGCATTTGTAGCTAGGAAGGTGAAAGACAAGAAAACTTTTCTAAATCTTATTTTAAAGGCAGTAAGGAATCAACCAGAT GTACGGCTTCTAACCACACACATTTATACACTATTTGAACACTTGCctgaatttaaattaaaacataGTACAGATCCTGAAGCACATATAGAAGATTGGCAGGTCTTCACACTTATGTACAAAGTTGAATCTATAGAACCACATGTTCATACCTACAGAGATCAATTACAATGTTTGGAAAAGTTGAGTTTTGATAAACCACAGATGCTAATGTGTAAACAAACTTCATTCAGCATTATTCCACTCAGGTATCTTTGCGGAACactttatattaattttcaa ttacTCTGGGAACCAGTTATCAAAATTATAGCGTCATATGCTACTGGAAtggaatcaaatattttttggtcaATTTTTGGAGAAGAACTTAAAAATGCCCCCAAATCAATTATTTCTCCAGTTGACTTTACGTtagtttctattgaaatatcttgtactaaattaaaagaaatgtttgatGAAACACTGTTACTTAAATCCAAGCCTGATTTTGTAAATTACAGGCTGTTACTATGGAAAGCTTTAGTACATTTTGCTAATGTTGCTGAAGCAAAAACTAGAGATATTTCAGATTTGTTGTTGGATTTTATATC TACAGAATATGTGATCGCTAACTCAGAATCACTACCATCCATAAGTATTAAGCAGAATGCTCACGTGGAAGTAGATGAAACTTTGGAAAAAGACGATTCTGAAATACCTGAAAAAcagcaaaataaaattatgcaaaaaaatagcaaattattaataaa GACACTAATTCAGAAATTGAATGTTTTTGCACAATTCAAAAGTCCTCTTTCAATGTATCGAGAACCAGAATTGTACAAATTGTATTTCGATTTACTGCAAAATAGAGATTCGGAAGTACAAAAAGCAGCACTTGATTGTATTTTCACCTATAAACATAAATACATGATCCCGTATAAGGAGAATCTATACAATATAgttgatgataaaaatttcaaaaatgaaatgacTACTTTTAGGGTAGATAAAGACAGTAATTCAGTTCTACCAGAACATAG GGACGGTTTAATTCCAATTGTGATGCaaatagtttttggaaaaatgaacgTGAAGACAGGCTTGAGAACCGGAGGTAAATCATCTAGTCAATTAAGAAGAAATGTAGTATTTAGATTTTTGGCCGGTTGTCAAGAAAAAGAATTACTAAGCTTCCTGCAAAAAGTACTCAgactttataataaatttctcgATGCTGATAATGATCCTACTGCTGTTGTTGATAAAGTTTATGAATACTGCCAGTTGGAGACATTTTTACCACCAAAGAGGCTATTGAGTACTATCAATATGTTTGGGGTTATCCAAGAACAATGTGGTGGTTTAATGGGCAATGAAATCATCAGCTATTTGCTCAATATCTTATTTGTAATAG gTACCTGCTTAAAGTATGCATTTGATCACATAAATCATGTTCACGCTGGCTACTTCTCGATCTTAAGAAATTTAAGATCATCTTGCATTAAAATAGTAGAGAAATTCTTTGATCATTTCGACCAATATCCCTGGACCAACCAACAAATTAATGCAATATTTACAGTATTCATTTGGCCATACTTGGACAAATTGAACATAGAGGGAATCCATAGTCCAACTGCCCTACTAAAACTTATAACACAGTGGGGTTCTAATCCCAGGTATTTCCCTTTACTTGTTAAATTCAAGGAAGGTTACCCTGAGGACTATATTTTACCACAAGTAATGCGTCTTTTGGTTAACGATAAAAGTCATATTTCAGTCGTTAATGTCATAGAAGAGATGTTAGAAAAACTTCTAAGTTTACAACCGGAtgaagaagatataaaaaattcaattccagTCGATAATGTTTTATCTATAGacaaagaaattttagataaagtGGGCGTCGTTGAAAATCTTAATTTTGGCAGCATGATTTTACTACCTCATGTTTCAGTAATcctattgaaaatagaaaaaaaacttttggcTAAATCGAAGAATCTCAATCAAAaagaattgtttatattatcCAGAATATCAGAGTTAGTATGGGATCCTGATCTTagtgataaaatattgaatctaCTTTTACCGGTAGTGTTAAAAAGGTGTACTAAATCTCTACCAGAAgaaatagttttgaaatatgtaaCTACCATATTTAATCTAATAAGAAATGTTACTAAACCTCACGTACATCTGAAGGAAGTATCGCCactgtttttcgaaataacatATCCGACTTGTAGGAAAATTTTGTGTCAAATTTTACAGGTAATGTCAAGTAAAACGTTAAGTGAAGAATTGAGAACAAATATGGAAGTAATAGGAGAACTGAACGCTTTTGATAAGAAATGGATCGATCAACCCGACTTTGAACGACGTCATAACGCTTTTAAAACAGCACAAgaacttttatctgaaaataaaatatctatttctCTGGCAgtattaataatatacaattgTTGTCATTTTATAAACAACGAAAACGATTTATCCGCTAGGGAAAGTAGTGCTCATACTTTGAAACAAGTAGCCGTTTATGTCACAAGACAATATGTCAAACAAGTTGACTATATTTTGAAccaaactatttttaatatgattAGAACAGGTTTAAAACATCCCAAAGATAATGTTCGTAATGAATACATATCCTTATTAGGTAGTCTTGCTAGAGAATGTCCTGACGCCCATTTTATACTTCGTGATTTAAACAAATTCACCAATAAACTAGATTTGGAAGTGGATTTCTTTGAAAATCTGATTCATCTTCAAATACATCGACACGCTAGAGCACTGTTAAAATTCTGTCAAATTACCAAAGAACTAACGGAAACCCTCAACCCAAGAACACTCACTCAATTCATTCTTCCTTTGTCTACCTATTATTTatgcaaagaaaaatattctggTAAGAACAGCGTTATTGACGCAGCGATAGAAGCAATTGGAGTTGTATGTAGGATATTACCATGGCATCAGTATGAAGGTGTTTTGAAATACTACCTGTTAAAGTTAAGTGGCAAATTGGATTACCAGAAGCAATTGGTGAGACTTCTCGTTACTATTTTGGATGCGTTTCATTTCGATCTTCATAATGCGCATGTAGTCGAAGATAAACAAGAATATAATGACAAGAATCTAAGCAAAGATGATGCCGCCGATTGTTCCATTAATAAAGAAACAATACATGATGCAGAGGAAGTAGTTGGCTCAGTTGTTAGTGAAGATAATGGAATCGAAGAACAGGAGGTAGATGAATTTGTAGAAGGTGAAGTTGAACAGGATGATGAGGAAGAGGACGAAGAGGTCGATCAGGCTAAGTTAAAggttattgagaaaattacggTTCTGTGCAAATCTACAGCGACCAGGATAGTTAAAACGTTAGAG TTAGTGTTGATTCCCAAATTGCACAAGTCATTGGCGGAAATGACTCATCACGAAAGTTCTCACAAAATTAATAGAAAGAAATTGGGTCAtgaaagagaagaagaagatttattACGTGTACCTATTTCCTTAGCTCTAGTCAAATTATTACAGAAATTGCCGGAGAATATATTGAAGCAAAATATTCCTGG gGTGTTTATGAAAGCCTGTTCATTTCTAAAATCTCATTTAGAAAGTGTACGAAGAGTAGCCAGAGAAACGTTGCAAAACATAATGTTAACATTAGGACCAAAATATCTAGATTCTCTATTAAGTGAAATGGCTCCATTATTGGGTAGAGGATTTCAAGTCCACGTCTTAGTGTACACTCTACATGGTGTCCTGAATTGTTTGAAAGACCATTACCAACCCACAGATTTGGACAAAATATTAttgacagttttaaat TTATGTATGACGGACATATTTGGAATTTTATCAGAAGAGAAGGAAGTAAATAAAATAGCTGTTAAGGTAGCTGAAGCACGTCAATCAAAATCTTACGATACCTTACAGATTTTATCTCGATATATAACTGAATCGTGTCTTTTAGACCTAATCCTTCCAATTAAACAAGTCCTTGAATCCTCCCATTCTTTCAAGACTGTTCATAAAGCCCAAGAAGCATTAAGATATATCGCATTCGGCTTGGTAGACAATACATTCATAACTCCAGAGTCTTTGTTAAAATTCGCTTATGGAACGTCTTCTGAAAGTATTCCCCAATTGATCCCCAAGAAACTtgagaaaaaaactgaaaaacaactCGAAAAGATGCGCAGAGAAAAGGAAGACTGCTTCATTATATCGAAAATAGCCGGAAATCGAGATTTATATAGATTACAAAATGTTAAAACTTCTATTAAAACTAACGCCCATGTGCTAGTTGAATTtggtttgaggttatgtttcgTTATGCTGAAGAGAGATAAAGTTAAAGACGAAAGTTACAGAATGTACATTGATCCCTTCATTAACGTCTTTCATAATTGTTTAAAATGCAAACACGTCAAG TTATGTACTTTGACTTTACAGTCGTTGGTATGGGTTTTAAAATATGATATGCCTTCATTGAGAAGACACATCAAGTCGATCACTAAAGACATATTTGGAATTTTACATAAATACGCTTCGGCTGGTCTTAGTAAAGGTGACAACTTTGATTTAGTAGTGGCTGCATTCAAG gCAATGGCAGTTTTAGTACGAGAAGTAACGTACCATACCATTGACACGAACCAATTGAAGATTCTCTTATTATACGTCGAACAAGATATCCACAATTACGAGAGACAAGCCACtgcttttaatttattgaaagctattttatcaagaaaaattaacGCTCCGGAATTAAGCGACGTTATGGAAAAAGTAGCGGAATTGAGTATAACCTCTGAAACTGATCACGTTCGTGTACAGTCTAGGGCAGTTTTTCACCAATTTATAATGGATTACCCATTGGGAGATAGGGTTGAAAAACATTTGAGTTTCTATATTTCGCAGTTGGACTATGAATTAAGGTACGGAAGAGAATCCGCAATTGAGATGATCATGACTCTAATAAACAGCTTTCCTTTG GcagttttaaaaaatcatcgatCAACATTACTTATAACATTGGCAGCTAGATTAATAAATGATGATGAACCAGAATGCAGAAGAAGAATAGCAGAATGTATAACTCTGATGTTAAAAAGATTACCAAAAGCGGATCGAGATTTACTTTTTGACATTGTCGTATCGTGGCTTAAAGATAAGAAC ATCAACCATCGAAGACTAGGAGCCCAAATTTGCGGATTTTTCGTTAGTTTAGAAGCATCCACTTTCGAAACTCGATTACCCTTAGTAATTCCGTTACTTATGAAACAATTTGGTATCAATAACTCTCCAGGAAAATTTGTGAAAGTAGAAAAAACTAACGAACAACTCACCGAAGAAGAACAACGAACAAAAGATCATTATTTGTTCCAAATGTTCCAGCTTTTATTAAAACTCTGCGCAGGGTGTCCTTCATTTTTAACACGAAAAGAATGTATAGAAAATTTGGCGGTGCAGGCTCAATCATTTTTAGCTTATCCTCATGATTGGGTGCGATTGGGCGCTGCACAGTTTATAGGTTACGTTTTAGCTCAATTAGATGTAAATCATTTAAGGAAGTTGTTGATGGAAGGTCAGTCTGAAGAGAGCGGATATTTATGCAATGATCCTGTTACTGCTGTCAAATCTCTTACTTTGGACTTGTGCGATCAACTGCAACCCATGAATATCAAGAGTGATCTTGCCGAAcag GTGGTgaaaaatttggtatttatCGCTAAAGTTTTGCAAACGATTCCAGCCGTTGAAAATAAACCGAATTTATTGTGGTTAGCTAAACGTATGCGTAAAATTGTGAATACAGAAATTGTCGAAAATGCTTCCAGTACAACTTTAAGAACGGAGGTTTTCAAATGGATTGCCGGTGTTGCCACAGCGTtagaaactgaaaatattttgccGATATTGCATCATTTGGTGGGACCTTTG gTCAGAGAAATGGCAActacagaagaaaaaaatgctCCGCTTAGACAACTAGCCAAAGAAGTGTCTAATTTTTTGAAGACAAAAGTAGGTGTAGATGTTTACACAGAAACTTTgttaaaacaacaacaaaatttgtCAGTTAAAAGAGCCGAAAGAAAGAGGTCGAGGACACAACTAGCTGTTACAGATCCCGAAAGCTTTGCTAAGAAGAAAATTAAGAGACacgaaaagaagaaagaagctAAAAAGAGGAAAATAGAAAGTTTGAAAGGAactaaaagaaatttcaaaagaagGAAAACTACTATCGATTTAGAAAGttctgaaataatttaa